One Carcharodon carcharias isolate sCarCar2 chromosome 1, sCarCar2.pri, whole genome shotgun sequence DNA window includes the following coding sequences:
- the LOC121275204 gene encoding histone H2AX-like, whose product MSCRGKTGGKGRAKAKTCTSRAELQFPVVCIHQLLCKGHYVEWVGAGATVYLAAVLEYLMVEILELAGNAARDNKKTRIIPRHLQFAIRNDEELNKLLDG is encoded by the exons ATGTCCTGTCGTGGTAAAACCGGAGGCAAAGGGCGCGCCAAGGCCAAGACTTGCACCTCCAGAGCCGAGCTCCAGTTCCCCGTCGTTTgtatccaccagctgctgtgcaaGGGTCACTATGTCGAGTGGGTCGGGGCTGGAGCCACCGTCTACCTGGCCGCCGTCCTCGAGTACCTGATGGTCGAGATCCTCGAGCTGGCCGGCAACGCGGCCCGGGACAACAAGAAGACCCGCATCATCCCCCGCCACCTGCAGTTCGCCATCCGCAACGAcgaggagctcaacaagctgctgg ATggctga